DNA sequence from the Agromyces aureus genome:
CGAGGGCGGCCACACCGCCCTTGACCTGCACGACACCCCCAGAGAACGCCTGCGTGTAATTCGGTGAAGCGGTCAACGGAGGGTCTCCGCTCGGGAAGCCCATGACGCCGCGTTCACGCCCCCAGCTGTTCCAGAGCGCCAGGACCTCGGCGCGGACCGCGCGAACACCCCCGACGGAACTCGTCGAGACCGCGCCGCCTTGGAAGACCTGCACGCAGCCGGCCCCGGTACTGCAGTCTCCAGACGCCAGCGGATACCCGAGGAATCCGTTCTCGTTGCCGTAGTACCACCAGGAACCGCGGACGGCACTCGTCACGGGAACGATGGGCGTCGATGCGCTGTGGACGATCCACCCGCCCTCGAAGGTCTGATAGCACCCGCCGTTCGCGATGCCGCAGACGCGGTTGCTCGTCGGATATCCGAGATACCCGTTCTCGTTTCCGGTCGCCCACCATGCCCCGCGGTAATCGAGGGCGACGATCTGCGGCTGAGTACCCGCGCTGTCGACGATCCATCCGTTGGTGAACACCTGATAGCAACCGCCACGGATCAAGCCGCACGTGTACGGCCGCGTCGGATACCCGAGCGATCCCTGACTCGAGTTGTACACATCCTGGAACGGTGTTCCCACGGAGTAGCCGCGCACAGAACCGAACCAGTCGACGAAGTACTGGTAGAAGTTCCGGTTGCCGTAGGCCGAACACCCGTCGCCCGTTCCGTAGCCGGCCGCGAGTGCAGCCCGGTTCGGCTGGTACGGCGTGTAGTAGTAGAGGTTCGCCGTCGCCTGATTCCGGATGTACACGGGTGCCGAACCGCAGGCCGCGTTCGGGTGGAACCGGACATTCCACGTACGGCCGGGCTCGTACCAGGTGAAGTACCTGCTCGTACCAGGGGGGTTCGCATACCGCTTGAACTGAGCGGCCGCGCCGTACACCTGGTTGAAGAACCCGAAGTACTCGGAATCGCACGCGGCCGTGTCAGGGCAGCCCATCCCCATCGCGATGCGGTACTGAGACGCGGTGGGCCATGTGTCCGTGACGAGCCCCTGCTCCTTCTGCAGCGTGACGAGGAGGACCTTCGGACTGATGCCGCAACTGTTGCCGACCTTCGAGATGATGTCGGCGGCGCTCTCGTAGGGCCCGGCGACGTATCCGTTGCACAGCGGGCCCGGCGCGATGTTCCGCGTCGCCTCGCGATAGTCCTTCAAGCAGGTGTATCCGGCGCGGCACGGGCCGACCTTGGATTCGAGGAAATTCTGGACGTCGCGCGGCGACATCGAGGTGCCGTCGAAGAACACCGAATCGTCGATGATGTTCCCCGGATCGAACAGGCTGAGGTTCGCCGCCGTCGATGGTTCCGATCGTCGCGTCCCGACATCCATGACGGTCAATAGCGCCGCGACCAGCGCCGTGCACAACACTGCAACGGCGATCGACCGTCGCCGACGCACTCGCCCCCCGAGTTTAGCCACGGGCCCATCGTAAGCCGCGAGTCGCCGTCAGCG
Encoded proteins:
- a CDS encoding LGFP repeat-containing protein, with amino-acid sequence MKDYREATRNIAPGPLCNGYVAGPYESAADIISKVGNSCGISPKVLLVTLQKEQGLVTDTWPTASQYRIAMGMGCPDTAACDSEYFGFFNQVYGAAAQFKRYANPPGTSRYFTWYEPGRTWNVRFHPNAACGSAPVYIRNQATANLYYYTPYQPNRAALAAGYGTGDGCSAYGNRNFYQYFVDWFGSVRGYSVGTPFQDVYNSSQGSLGYPTRPYTCGLIRGGCYQVFTNGWIVDSAGTQPQIVALDYRGAWWATGNENGYLGYPTSNRVCGIANGGCYQTFEGGWIVHSASTPIVPVTSAVRGSWWYYGNENGFLGYPLASGDCSTGAGCVQVFQGGAVSTSSVGGVRAVRAEVLALWNSWGRERGVMGFPSGDPPLTASPNYTQAFSGGVVQVKGGVAALVSSIDPWANTRVTSPWLGGQVTSQLCDLKGGACHQEFAGGWMVKSPAGVSALPPAVLTVWFNWGREWGILGFPTSGPSAAPETGNYTQNFQGGVVTVTGGVGKLTSTVDPWFSAVLASPWLGQQTTSQVCDLTGGACRQEFAGGWMVQSRSGAFAVPAAVVGLWNNWGRERGIIGFPTGAPSADPASGAYTQSFQGGVVTVSGGVARLSSTTDPWFARVLASPWLGPQTTSRLCDLKGGACRQVFSGGWMVQSPSGAYAVPTAVLNLWFNYGREWGDLGFPTGPPSANPESGNYTQSFQGGVVKVTNGVPSF